In Acetonema longum DSM 6540, the genomic stretch AATCAGGGTGACAGACTCATAGGGTAAAAAATCCTGCCCGATTCAAAATTTTGAGATTGGACAGGATTTCACGTTTGGTTAAGCTGACAGCCCCAGCAGTTCCGGAACCGTCACCAATCGCAGCCCTTGTGCCTGTAACTGGTCGACCATCTGCGGCAGCGCCTGCACTGTTCCGGTCAGATTTGGGCCTTCCCCGCTGTGCAGCAGGATTATGCCGCCGGCACGGGTATTGGACAATACATTGTTTAAAATGGCACCAGCGCTTAGGCCTCTCCAGTCCTGAGGGTCCACCGACCAAAGGATCAGGTTAAAACCATTTTGGGTAACCGTTTTCAGCACCTGTTGATTGTAGGCGCCGCCTACCGGGCGCAGCAAACCGGGGATTACTCCGGTGGCAGCAGATATAGCGCTGTTGGCTTTGGAAAGCTGGCTGAACATTTGGGGCAAGGATAGCTGAGTAAGACTGACGTGGCTATAGCCGTGGCTGGCGATGGTATGCCCTTCACGTACAATACGGGCCGCTATTCGGGGATTCTTTTCAACTTCTTGCCCCAGGACGAAAAATGTTGCTTTCACTCCTTTGGCGGCCAGTATATCTAGTATTTGGGGCGTCCACTTCGTATCGGGACCATCATCGAACGTTAGTGCTGCCAGCGGTTTGGAGGGATCGCCCATGCGATAAACAACCGCCTGCCGGTTAAAATCGCTTGTACTTGGCACATACATCTCTCCCTGTTTCGAGCCTTTCTTATATTTGTATGCTTTAACGGCGCTAAAAGGAAGAGTCCGGGGAAGAGCGGGTGGTGCTCCGCGGAAATTCATGATAGATAACAGTCTTCTTGAAGTGGAAATCAGGAATATGATACAATATCATTAAATCATCAGGGAATTGCCGCGGGCGAAGTATGCCTGGTGCGTGCCGGAATGTCCGAAATGCCGCTGCGCAGCCGCGTAAGTTCATTACCGGGGCATTTCGGGCGATACCACTGAACATATGAAACGCCGGTTTGCAGCGGACGTAATTAACTGTAAACCGGCGCATGTATTTATTATGTGCGGAACAAATGACCTGCTTTTACAGAGTGGTATTGGTGCTAAGCCACAATATTGCGGCTATGGCAAGAATGAGCCATGCTGCTCGGATTCATCCGGTCGTACTGCGTCCGCCGCTGATTATGGACAAGGTCAGGACAAACAGTTATTTGTTGAGATTAGATAGATCGTTAGTAAGCAATTACAAATATTACCACGCTGGCAGGAATAAACAACACCGAAAACGAAATTTTCAGGTAATATATACAAGGTGCATTGTAACATCCTGGCAAGAGTCAAGACAAGAAGGGGGAGATCGGTATGACAACCAAACTGTCACTGAAGGAAGCGCTGGCCGATCCGGCGCGGCCATCCATCACCTGGGAACTGGTTCCGGGTCGGGGCGTCAGGGAAAAGGCCCAGGAACACCTGGTAAAAATGGCGTCGCTGGCGGCTCAGGACCCCAGGATCAACGCTGTTACCATTACGGACAATCCGGGCGGTAAAGCGGCTATTTCCGTTTATGCCATGGCAGCGGAAGTCAAGCGGCTGGGCATTGATCCGTTGGTTCACTTTACGACCAAAGACAGAAACAGAAATGCCCTGGAGAGCGAGCTGTACTCCCTGGCCAGGGCCGATGTGGAGAATCTTTTGGTGATGACCGGGGATTATCCGGTGGATGGGTACGCCGGCAATGCCAAGCCGGTGTTTGACTTCGATGCGGTGCATGCCTTGCGCATGATTACCAAAATGAATGCAGGGAGCTACACGAAGCTGCCGGCCACGACTTTTTTTGCTGGCGCGGTGGTTTCACCGTTTAAGTCAACCGAGGCTGAGGCCATGGCTCAATACTATAAGCTGCATAAAAAGGCAGCCAACGGGGCCAGGTTCATTATCACCCAGCTGGGCTATGACGCCCGAAAGTTTGATGAACTGAGAAAATACGTGGACCTGCATCAGTTGTCAGTGCCCCTGATCGGCAATATCTTCGTACTGTCGTTGCCCGTGGCCAAGTTGATGAATAAAAACCTGATACCCGGCTGTGTAGTTACGGATTCCCTGGTAGCTCGGCTGGAATCCGAAGTCGGTCAGGAGAATAAAAAAGAGCTGCAGCTTTTACGGGCGGCTAAACTATATGCCGTGCTGAAAGGGCTGAAATATGACGGAATCAATATCGGCGGCCACGGTTTGGGCTACAGTGATGTACAGTACATTATCGATAAAGGCGAGGAATTGAGCGGGAACTGGCAGGACATTGCCAAGGCTGAATTTGATCATCCTCAGGAGAATGGCTTTTATTTCTTTGAAAAAGATGCGGCCACCGGGCTCAATACCAGTCAGCCTGTCGATCGCAGCAAAACCGGAGCATCCGGCTCCTTCAAGCAGAAATTTATGGATGTTGTCCATGCGGTGGCGTTTGATCGCCAAGCGCCGTTTTATCCGGTAAACAGAGCTATTGCCAGATATATCGATCAATCCTGGCTGAAAAAGCCCTTTACCCTTGCCGAATATACGACCAAAACAATGACGAATCAATGCCGTTTCTGCGGCGACTGTGCCATGCACGAGCTTGGCTTTATCTGCCCTATGTCCCAATGTCCCAAGCAACAGCGCAACGGCGCCTGCGGCGGCAGCCGCGACGGCTGGTGTGAGGTATATCCGGGCCGGCAAAAGTGCATCTATGTGACGATGTATGAGGGCTTTAAAAAGGGTGGCAAGGAAGAACGCATGAAGGATAAATATATGCCTCCCTGCAACTGGCAGCTGCATCGCACTTCTTCCTGGCTGAACTACTTTAATGAACGGGATTATAACAGTACTAAAGATTGAACGCAGGTTTTTTATTATCTTTATTGAGAAAATTTTCACATTTTTGTTTATTCGAAATGCCCGGCAAAAAGCAGTGATCAGATTAATATGCCCCCCTTAAAGGTGACATTATCGCAAGTTAAACAAAAGAAGAATCCACAGTTGACAACAGCGCATGTTTTAGTTATACTGAAAATAATTCCTAAAGGGGAGTAGCTTATTGATAGGGTCAACATGCTGGTAGAAATACCTGGCCTTATCGTTGGGATACCAACTAGCGAGACCTTTAGCCACGGTTTAAATGCGTGGCTAATCGTCTCGTTTTTTTATTTTTACTGGAGAAGTGAGCGATTGCAGGCCCGCATAATGCCGAACATCTATATTTTAGAAGGGGGATTATTCAATGGTAGCGTTTATCACTTCTTTAGTATTTGTAGTTCTCGCTGAAATGGGGGATAAAACCCAGCTCTTGGCAATGGCCTTTGCGACCCGTTTTCGCTGGCAAACGGTAATGTGGGGTGTTTTTGCCGCAACGGTCGTCAACCACTTGTTTGCAGTAATCGTTGGCAATTACATTACGCAGTTTATTCCGATGAATTACGTTCAGATTGCTGCGGCAGTCTCTTTTATTTTGTTCGGACTGTGGACAATCCGCGGAGACAAGCTTGAAGGGGAGGATAAGGCGGATCGATGTAATCCGTTTTGGACTGTTGCCATTGCATTTTTTATTGCCGAAATGGGAGATAAAACACAACTGGCAACAGTAGCGCTGGCTGCCCAATTTAATACAATCATTCCGGTTTGGATGGGTACCACGCTTGGCATGATGATTGCTGACGGCATCGGTATCATTATCGGAATTGTGCTTGGAAAGCGCATCCCCGAGAGGGTTGTAAAATGGGTTGCGGCCTTGATCTTTATTGCCTTTGGCTTGCTGGGCCTTTATGAGTATCTCCCGCGAGAGTATATTACCGTACCGGCCATGACCGGGGTACTGGCTGCAACAAGTGTGGCTGTTTACCTTGTTTCACGCATTGGCGCTCAAAAGGAAACAGAAATGAGGGAAGGGGACGAAATTTAGGAGGGTTGCTGGCGCCGCAATCAATAAAAGGCATTTGTGATGACCGTCCCGGCAGACATGCCGGGACCTTATTTTTCTTACAAATCCCCCGGAGCGTTAAGATAGGCCTTATCATATTTTTGTCATACTTCCATATTATAATGATGGAGATAAGCCAAGGGGGTGCTTAAATGAACAGCGCAGTTAAGAAGACGGTTATTTATTCGCTGGTGGGTATTTTGCAGTTTGGTACAGGGGCCTCTGTTTTAGAAGCGGCCGCTTTATATCAGAATAACACTCCGCCGCTTTATGCAATGAGTAAGGGCCATCATCAACCGAATGAAAAGGACCGGCGAGAAGCTGAGCGCCGGCGGGAAATGGAAAAACGCCGTGAACAGGAGCGCCGAGAGCGGGATCAACGGGAACGGCGACGCCAGCATGACGAACGACGGCGTCAGGAGAATGAACGTCATGAACGAGAAATGAGACGCCGCCAACATGAAAGCGAACGCGAATGGCGCGCAAGACAAGAGAGGGAGAAAAAAAGGCATGACCGCGCTCTGCGCGACATTGCAGCTCTTTTGATCGGAATCGCCATTGGTTCATCGGGTAAGTAACCGGATGTGGGGCTGTCATACTGTTTTGGATTCC encodes the following:
- a CDS encoding TMEM165/GDT1 family protein, giving the protein MVAFITSLVFVVLAEMGDKTQLLAMAFATRFRWQTVMWGVFAATVVNHLFAVIVGNYITQFIPMNYVQIAAAVSFILFGLWTIRGDKLEGEDKADRCNPFWTVAIAFFIAEMGDKTQLATVALAAQFNTIIPVWMGTTLGMMIADGIGIIIGIVLGKRIPERVVKWVAALIFIAFGLLGLYEYLPREYITVPAMTGVLAATSVAVYLVSRIGAQKETEMREGDEI
- a CDS encoding methylenetetrahydrofolate reductase C-terminal domain-containing protein, with translation MTTKLSLKEALADPARPSITWELVPGRGVREKAQEHLVKMASLAAQDPRINAVTITDNPGGKAAISVYAMAAEVKRLGIDPLVHFTTKDRNRNALESELYSLARADVENLLVMTGDYPVDGYAGNAKPVFDFDAVHALRMITKMNAGSYTKLPATTFFAGAVVSPFKSTEAEAMAQYYKLHKKAANGARFIITQLGYDARKFDELRKYVDLHQLSVPLIGNIFVLSLPVAKLMNKNLIPGCVVTDSLVARLESEVGQENKKELQLLRAAKLYAVLKGLKYDGINIGGHGLGYSDVQYIIDKGEELSGNWQDIAKAEFDHPQENGFYFFEKDAATGLNTSQPVDRSKTGASGSFKQKFMDVVHAVAFDRQAPFYPVNRAIARYIDQSWLKKPFTLAEYTTKTMTNQCRFCGDCAMHELGFICPMSQCPKQQRNGACGGSRDGWCEVYPGRQKCIYVTMYEGFKKGGKEERMKDKYMPPCNWQLHRTSSWLNYFNERDYNSTKD
- a CDS encoding polysaccharide deacetylase family protein; its protein translation is MPSTSDFNRQAVVYRMGDPSKPLAALTFDDGPDTKWTPQILDILAAKGVKATFFVLGQEVEKNPRIAARIVREGHTIASHGYSHVSLTQLSLPQMFSQLSKANSAISAATGVIPGLLRPVGGAYNQQVLKTVTQNGFNLILWSVDPQDWRGLSAGAILNNVLSNTRAGGIILLHSGEGPNLTGTVQALPQMVDQLQAQGLRLVTVPELLGLSA